The following proteins are co-located in the Bacillus pumilus genome:
- a CDS encoding response regulator transcription factor: MEHTTQTKILVVDDEARIRRLLKMYLERENYEIDEAENGDEAIQKGLQTDYDLILLDLMMPGTDGIEVCNQIRDKKATPIIMLTAKGEEANRVQGFEAGTDDYIVKPFSPREVVLRVKALLRRSSQTSYLNTGTTTKDVLVFSHLSIDHDAHRVTADGKEVSLTPKEYELLYFLAKTPDKVYDREKLLKEVWQYEFFGDLRTVDTHVKRLREKLNKVSPEAAKKIVTVWGVGYKFEVGAE; the protein is encoded by the coding sequence ATGGAACACACAACTCAAACGAAAATATTAGTCGTAGATGATGAGGCAAGAATTCGCCGCCTTTTAAAAATGTATTTAGAACGTGAAAATTATGAAATCGATGAAGCGGAAAATGGGGACGAGGCGATTCAAAAAGGGCTTCAAACGGATTATGACCTCATTTTGCTTGATTTAATGATGCCTGGCACAGATGGGATTGAAGTATGTAATCAAATTCGAGATAAAAAAGCCACACCAATCATTATGCTGACGGCAAAAGGTGAGGAAGCGAACCGTGTCCAAGGATTTGAGGCAGGAACGGATGACTACATTGTAAAACCTTTCAGCCCGCGTGAAGTTGTTTTACGCGTGAAGGCATTGCTCAGAAGATCGTCTCAAACTTCTTATCTCAATACTGGGACCACAACAAAGGATGTGCTTGTGTTTTCACATTTATCTATTGACCACGATGCACATAGAGTGACAGCTGATGGTAAAGAAGTAAGCCTCACGCCGAAGGAATATGAGCTTTTATACTTCCTCGCGAAAACCCCAGATAAGGTCTATGACAGGGAGAAGCTTTTAAAAGAAGTGTGGCAATATGAATTCTTTGGTGATCTGAGAACGGTAGATACCCACGTGAAACGACTTCGAGAAAAACTGAATAAAGTGTCCCCAGAAGCTGCGAAAAAAATCGTAACTGTATGGGGTGTCGGGTACAAATTTGAGGTCGGCGCTGAATGA
- a CDS encoding helix-turn-helix domain-containing protein: MTIHYLDVMLMDSVHKLNGERSISAVYHLFKGKKSSQTIQDASLFQLSSYFGCYPGFTRDQLNRSVRKLEEEHFIRKTGDTFSVTDTGEHMLKQYFSEKPLPAYFHGAQYHDKAKMLWMRLSLLIQVLSHYTAGSHQYVPIQRDVSVQSWTKSFLKQHHHKKKFSEDLHHELEKLLARLSDREALIFVYSLTSNERIGRTYQQMAEWVKEDVWYVYLLFWNVLHYFIHSAQKGEAPIMQLIVGDLEFKRVLTTSTHKTLELVQKGFSIDQIAHIRSLKKATIEDHIVELSIHEPSFLIEPYVSPEEQQAIHDVASQLQTNKMKLIKENLEHPFTYFQIRLALTRMVKANG, translated from the coding sequence ATGACGATTCATTACTTGGATGTCATGTTAATGGACAGTGTACATAAATTGAACGGCGAACGCTCCATTAGCGCTGTCTACCATCTTTTTAAAGGAAAAAAATCATCACAAACGATACAGGATGCGAGTTTGTTTCAACTTTCTAGCTATTTTGGGTGTTATCCAGGTTTTACGCGGGATCAGCTGAATCGCTCTGTTCGAAAGCTTGAAGAGGAACACTTCATTAGAAAAACAGGGGATACATTCAGCGTCACGGATACAGGAGAGCATATGCTAAAACAGTATTTTTCTGAAAAACCGCTGCCCGCTTATTTTCATGGTGCCCAGTATCATGATAAAGCAAAGATGCTATGGATGAGGCTGTCTTTACTTATACAAGTGCTTTCTCATTATACGGCAGGGTCACATCAATATGTGCCAATTCAAAGAGATGTATCGGTTCAAAGCTGGACGAAATCTTTCTTAAAGCAGCATCACCATAAGAAAAAGTTTTCTGAAGATCTGCATCATGAACTTGAAAAACTCCTTGCTCGTTTAAGTGATCGAGAAGCACTGATCTTTGTTTATTCATTGACCTCAAATGAAAGAATCGGGCGTACGTATCAGCAAATGGCTGAGTGGGTGAAAGAAGATGTGTGGTATGTGTACCTGCTTTTTTGGAATGTGCTCCATTATTTTATTCATTCTGCACAAAAAGGTGAGGCGCCGATCATGCAGCTGATCGTTGGTGACCTTGAATTCAAACGCGTGTTAACAACCTCTACCCACAAAACGCTTGAGCTTGTACAAAAAGGGTTTAGCATTGATCAAATTGCCCACATTCGTTCATTAAAAAAGGCAACGATCGAGGACCATATTGTGGAGCTGTCCATACATGAGCCGAGCTTCTTAATAGAACCGTATGTGAGCCCCGAAGAGCAGCAGGCAATCCATGATGTAGCCAGCCAGCTTCAAACAAACAAAATGAAGCTGATTAAAGAAAACCTCGAGCATCCATTTACTTATTTTCAAATACGATTGGCACTGACAAGGATGGTGAAAGCAAATGGATAA
- a CDS encoding sigma X negative regulator, with translation MKTNRSDWSEERIKVLLSQLPKVEDNRSSKQIYQQMLLASGKKKKSVKWIGPAVATVVVLFMAFLISPHLFQPAAHDMKRVKMESSADKGQVNATLEAVKHTDEPSHVVSNADSQKYMTIAYIDESTSQVVPISIEKENEHDHVQAMLSTYEQVQLPDMTKPLQSYIDMVDISEKGDTLVFQLKSDLSLDTLKEANRFKDMVKETLKWSRYNQVQVKSVKGSHLQLGTNGSIGTISIDKQTKHAYYVLENKSGTFLVPSKTHYSSYEDAVEAMKRASDAGLDPLIKKEPIKEVTSKGKHVTITFGASAQLTDSINHILLIEGLLLTAKDFGFTDVTIQNAGTDQVGPYELKEPIEVPALPNPVVIKDR, from the coding sequence ATGAAAACGAACAGGTCCGATTGGAGCGAAGAACGAATCAAGGTGTTACTAAGTCAGCTTCCAAAGGTGGAGGACAACCGTTCATCTAAGCAGATTTATCAGCAGATGCTGCTGGCAAGCGGGAAGAAAAAGAAAAGTGTCAAATGGATCGGTCCAGCGGTGGCTACCGTTGTGGTTTTATTTATGGCGTTTTTGATTTCTCCTCATTTATTTCAGCCGGCTGCTCACGATATGAAGCGAGTGAAGATGGAATCGAGTGCTGACAAAGGGCAGGTGAATGCAACATTAGAGGCGGTAAAACATACAGATGAGCCCTCACATGTTGTTTCGAATGCTGACAGTCAAAAGTATATGACGATTGCATACATAGATGAATCGACTTCTCAAGTTGTCCCGATTAGTATAGAAAAAGAGAATGAACACGACCATGTGCAGGCAATGCTGAGCACATATGAACAGGTGCAGCTGCCTGACATGACAAAGCCTCTTCAATCTTATATTGATATGGTGGATATTAGTGAAAAAGGGGATACGCTGGTCTTTCAGCTAAAAAGTGATTTGTCTCTTGATACATTAAAAGAAGCCAACCGGTTTAAAGACATGGTAAAAGAAACACTGAAATGGAGCCGATATAACCAAGTGCAAGTCAAGTCAGTTAAAGGCTCTCATCTTCAATTAGGAACAAATGGAAGCATTGGAACGATTTCAATTGATAAACAAACAAAGCACGCTTATTATGTATTAGAGAATAAGAGCGGGACATTTTTGGTACCCTCAAAAACTCATTATTCATCTTATGAAGATGCGGTAGAGGCCATGAAGCGGGCAAGCGATGCAGGACTTGATCCATTAATTAAAAAAGAACCAATTAAAGAAGTGACATCAAAAGGAAAACATGTGACCATCACGTTTGGAGCATCAGCACAATTAACGGACTCAATTAATCATATTCTACTTATTGAAGGTCTGCTGCTCACAGCGAAAGATTTTGGTTTTACAGATGTCACGATTCAAAATGCAGGGACAGATCAAGTAGGACCATACGAATTAAAAGAACCAATAGAGGTGCCGGCTCTGCCAAATCCAGTTGTCATAAAAGATCGTTAA
- a CDS encoding M23 family metallopeptidase: MRRYCFICASCFLLLILSPIAHAQKTTEWVEPVKGEVTDLFGTRGGSHKGLDIAAPEGESIFAASEGVVTRSYVSATYGEVVFIRHPNGYETVYAHLHERYVTNGDRVQAGQPIGIIGNTGASRGTHLHFEVHRGHWSVSKEDAVDPLTIIARDRFQEPALHVNGHEKHTYVIQQGDTLWSIAKAHQMTVDQLKKINKLTTHVIRTGGHLMISTK, from the coding sequence ATGAGAAGGTATTGCTTCATATGCGCCAGCTGTTTTTTGCTCCTTATTTTATCACCAATTGCACATGCACAGAAAACAACCGAATGGGTGGAACCAGTGAAAGGAGAGGTTACCGATTTGTTTGGGACAAGAGGTGGTTCGCATAAGGGATTAGACATTGCTGCGCCAGAAGGAGAATCCATTTTTGCTGCAAGCGAAGGGGTGGTTACTCGTTCTTATGTTTCTGCTACATATGGAGAAGTCGTGTTTATTCGGCACCCAAATGGGTATGAAACCGTCTATGCCCATTTACACGAGCGCTATGTTACAAATGGAGACCGTGTACAAGCAGGACAGCCGATCGGCATCATAGGCAACACAGGAGCCTCTAGAGGCACTCACTTGCATTTTGAGGTGCACCGCGGCCATTGGTCAGTGAGCAAAGAGGATGCGGTCGATCCGCTCACAATCATCGCGAGGGACCGTTTCCAAGAGCCAGCCCTTCATGTAAACGGACATGAAAAACATACATATGTCATTCAACAAGGAGATACCCTCTGGTCGATTGCTAAAGCACACCAGATGACCGTCGATCAATTGAAAAAGATCAATAAGCTCACAACTCATGTCATTCGAACGGGTGGCCATTTAATGATTTCAACAAAATAA
- a CDS encoding ferredoxin → MAKYTIVDKDTCIACGACGAAAPDIYDYDDEGIAFVTLDDNQGTVEVPEVLEEDMLDAFEGCPTDSIKVADESFEGDPLKHE, encoded by the coding sequence ATGGCAAAATATACAATTGTAGACAAAGACACATGTATTGCTTGCGGCGCATGCGGTGCAGCTGCTCCAGACATTTATGATTATGATGATGAAGGCATTGCATTTGTTACGCTTGATGACAACCAAGGGACTGTAGAAGTTCCTGAAGTACTTGAAGAAGATATGCTTGATGCATTTGAAGGATGTCCAACTGATTCAATCAAAGTTGCGGACGAATCTTTCGAGGGTGACCCACTTAAGCATGAATAG
- a CDS encoding RecQ family ATP-dependent DNA helicase — protein MDKLHQTLMRYFGYDSFKAGQEDIIQSVLNQKDTVAMLPTGGGKSLCYQIPGYMTEGLVLIISPLLSLMEDQVERMKMRGEKRVAALNSTLSFQERRHIIRHLPSYKFLFVAPEALMSEVLLEQLQSMHIGLFVVDEAHCISEWGHDFRPEYSKLGEWREALGHPPALALTATATKQTLKDTVQTLRLQHPDFHIHSVNRSNIALVKEAHETKEAKEKRAIELVETLQGPGLIYCPTRQMTEDISLFIKQKTHHRVEFYHGGMDAGDRMLIQQQFISGQIDLICCTSAFGMGIDKADIRFVIHMSPPQSIEAFMQEIGRAGRDGKNSVSVLLYTEEDADIQSHLIQAEGFDDPEIDFFLAQLTQMPTNDEKKLRERLMEAGLQETRARMLTHYYIMYQSEQSRVLIKNLKEKLQDRQTEKLRKVWQFKERITHQGCFRQSLLSYFYEQLDQTDGSSSANCCSSCGLDLSDYEKKDRQLELNEMKHWKTVLERMFHLTKEAQH, from the coding sequence ATGGATAAGCTTCATCAGACGCTCATGCGATACTTTGGTTACGACTCATTTAAAGCGGGTCAAGAGGACATTATTCAAAGTGTACTGAATCAAAAAGATACGGTTGCTATGCTGCCTACTGGCGGAGGAAAGTCACTTTGTTATCAAATTCCCGGCTATATGACAGAGGGGTTAGTTCTCATAATTTCGCCGCTTTTATCGCTCATGGAGGATCAAGTAGAACGAATGAAAATGCGCGGGGAAAAACGAGTGGCGGCGCTTAACAGCACACTGTCTTTTCAGGAGAGACGTCATATTATTCGGCATTTGCCATCATATAAATTTTTATTTGTCGCTCCTGAGGCATTAATGTCAGAGGTGCTGTTAGAGCAGCTCCAGTCGATGCATATTGGTCTTTTTGTCGTCGATGAAGCCCATTGTATATCAGAATGGGGGCATGATTTTCGTCCTGAATACTCCAAGCTGGGAGAATGGAGAGAAGCGTTAGGTCATCCCCCGGCTTTAGCACTGACGGCAACAGCTACTAAGCAAACGCTAAAGGATACAGTGCAAACTTTGCGCCTGCAGCATCCGGATTTTCATATTCATTCCGTGAACCGGTCTAACATTGCATTAGTCAAAGAAGCGCATGAAACAAAAGAAGCGAAAGAGAAACGAGCCATTGAGCTTGTGGAAACCCTGCAAGGGCCTGGCCTGATTTATTGCCCGACCCGGCAAATGACAGAAGATATTTCACTCTTCATCAAACAAAAAACCCATCACCGTGTAGAATTTTATCACGGCGGAATGGATGCAGGAGACCGCATGCTCATTCAACAGCAATTTATCAGCGGCCAAATTGATCTCATTTGCTGTACAAGTGCTTTTGGGATGGGAATTGATAAAGCAGATATACGATTTGTGATTCATATGAGCCCCCCGCAATCAATTGAAGCATTTATGCAGGAAATTGGAAGAGCGGGACGAGATGGGAAAAACAGTGTGAGCGTTCTTTTATATACAGAAGAGGATGCGGATATTCAAAGTCATTTGATTCAAGCAGAAGGCTTTGATGATCCAGAAATTGATTTTTTCTTAGCCCAATTAACACAAATGCCGACAAATGACGAAAAGAAATTACGTGAACGATTGATGGAAGCAGGGCTTCAGGAAACGCGTGCGAGGATGCTGACGCATTATTACATCATGTACCAATCCGAACAGTCTCGCGTGCTCATCAAAAATCTGAAAGAAAAACTGCAGGACAGGCAAACAGAAAAGCTAAGAAAAGTGTGGCAATTTAAAGAGCGAATCACTCATCAAGGCTGCTTTAGACAATCTCTGTTATCATACTTTTACGAACAGCTTGATCAAACGGATGGCTCTTCCTCTGCAAACTGCTGCTCTTCTTGCGGACTTGACCTATCTGATTATGAAAAAAAAGATCGACAATTGGAGCTGAATGAAATGAAACACTGGAAGACCGTGCTGGAGCGTATGTTTCATCTGACAAAAGAGGCGCAGCATTGA
- the serA gene encoding phosphoglycerate dehydrogenase gives MFRVLVSDKMSNDGLLPLLESDFVEIVQKNVTEAEDELHTFDALLVRSATKVTKELYEKMTSLKIVGRAGVGVDNIDIDEATKHGVIVINAPNGNTISTAEHTFAMISSLMRHIPQANISVKSKEWNRGAYVGAELYGKSLGIVGLGRIGSEIAQRARAFGMTVNVFDPFLTKERAEKIGVNAKSLDEVLEVSDIITVHTPLTKETRGLLNKETIAKTKKGVRLINCARGGIIDESDLLEALESGHVAGAALDVFEVEPPTDNPLVDHPHVIATPHLGASTKEAQLNVAAQVSEEVLQFAKGLPVMSSINLPAMTKDEFKKIQPYHQFAGKLGRLVSQSMREPVKEVSISYEGSISKLETSFITKSLLSGFLKERVDSTVNEVNAGMVAKERGISFSEKISSSESGYENSISIEVKGDLSTFTLKATYIPHLGERVVSINGFNIDFYPDGHLVYIQHTDAPGVIGQVGQILGDHDVNIATMQVGRKEKGGEAIMMLSFDKHLEDEIVQTLTEVQDILSVRLIDL, from the coding sequence ATGTTTCGAGTATTAGTCTCAGATAAGATGAGCAATGATGGTCTTTTACCACTTTTAGAATCAGATTTTGTTGAAATTGTCCAAAAAAATGTAACAGAAGCAGAAGATGAATTACACACGTTTGATGCCTTACTTGTCAGAAGTGCAACAAAAGTCACAAAAGAACTTTATGAAAAAATGACTTCATTAAAAATTGTTGGCCGTGCCGGTGTGGGAGTAGACAATATTGATATTGATGAAGCGACAAAGCATGGCGTCATTGTCATCAATGCACCAAACGGTAATACGATCTCAACAGCAGAGCATACGTTTGCAATGATCTCATCTCTCATGCGTCATATTCCGCAAGCCAATATTTCTGTTAAATCAAAAGAATGGAACAGAGGCGCATATGTCGGTGCTGAGCTTTACGGAAAATCTCTTGGGATTGTTGGCTTAGGTAGAATCGGAAGCGAAATCGCCCAGCGTGCAAGAGCTTTTGGCATGACTGTCAACGTGTTTGACCCATTCCTCACAAAAGAACGTGCAGAGAAAATCGGTGTCAATGCCAAATCACTTGATGAAGTACTCGAAGTATCAGATATTATTACTGTACATACCCCATTAACAAAAGAAACAAGAGGACTCCTCAATAAAGAAACGATTGCAAAAACAAAAAAAGGCGTTCGCCTGATTAACTGTGCACGCGGCGGTATTATTGACGAAAGTGACCTTCTTGAAGCACTTGAAAGCGGCCATGTCGCAGGAGCTGCACTCGATGTATTCGAGGTAGAACCGCCTACCGATAATCCGCTTGTAGATCATCCGCACGTCATTGCAACTCCGCATCTTGGTGCATCTACAAAAGAAGCACAACTAAATGTAGCGGCTCAAGTATCTGAAGAAGTGCTTCAATTTGCAAAAGGACTTCCTGTCATGTCATCTATCAATCTACCAGCGATGACAAAAGACGAGTTCAAAAAGATTCAGCCTTACCATCAATTTGCAGGGAAACTTGGACGTCTTGTCTCTCAATCCATGAGAGAACCTGTCAAAGAAGTGAGCATTTCTTACGAAGGCTCTATCTCAAAACTCGAAACATCCTTTATTACAAAAAGTTTACTGTCTGGCTTTTTAAAAGAGCGCGTCGACTCGACTGTGAATGAAGTAAATGCTGGGATGGTAGCGAAAGAACGCGGCATTAGCTTTAGTGAAAAAATTTCTTCTAGCGAATCTGGTTACGAGAACAGCATTTCAATTGAAGTCAAAGGTGATCTTTCAACCTTTACTTTAAAAGCAACCTATATCCCGCATCTAGGGGAACGCGTTGTCTCTATTAATGGATTTAATATTGATTTTTACCCAGATGGACATCTTGTCTACATTCAGCACACGGATGCACCTGGTGTGATTGGTCAAGTTGGACAGATTTTAGGCGACCATGATGTTAACATTGCGACAATGCAGGTAGGACGTAAAGAAAAAGGCGGCGAAGCCATCATGATGCTTTCCTTTGACAAGCATCTTGAGGATGAAATTGTCCAAACATTAACTGAAGTACAAGATATTCTTTCTGTACGTCTGATCGACCTATAA
- a CDS encoding ATP-binding protein: MKLWKSVVGKLWLTILFLVLIVLSILTVLLLEFIENYHVEEAKSDLTQMANKVAVILERHEDQSLARSITSELADKLTSIAIIQEDGLEWYSSERGGKLPAITKEQIEADKDLNEALKDRKKISKRAEPDTGNQKDERIVVGVPFEANGKKGMVFLSQSLLAVEQTTKHTTRYIFLAAGIAIVLTTIFAFFLSTRVTYPLRKMREGAQDLAKGKFDTKIPILTQDEIGELAIAFNQMGKQLKFHITALNQEKEHLSNILSSMADGVITINIDGTILMTNPPAERFLQAWYYEQNMKIKDGDELPPEARELFHTAVSTEKEQMIEVSLQGRTWVLLMSPLYNQQDVRGAVAVLRDMTEERRLDKLRKDFIANVSHELRTPIAMLQGYSEAIVDDIAGSEEEKKEIAQIIYDESLRMGRLVNDLLDLARMEAGHITLNLESTDTEELIEKIYRKFLGVAKEKQINLTYEIQVEEPHFVFDPDKIEQVFTNLIDNAIRHTPEGGEVHFSVQSVENGLKMDVKDSGSGIPEEDLPFIFERFYKADKARTRGRSGTGLGLAIVKNIVEAHQGSIHAHSKAGTGTHFTFYIPRKRQELV, encoded by the coding sequence ATGAAGCTTTGGAAAAGTGTCGTAGGAAAGCTATGGTTAACCATTCTCTTCCTCGTCCTGATTGTTTTATCTATTTTGACCGTGCTTCTTTTAGAATTCATTGAGAATTATCATGTGGAAGAAGCAAAGTCTGATTTAACACAAATGGCAAACAAAGTAGCGGTCATCTTAGAAAGACATGAGGATCAATCTCTTGCAAGGTCAATTACATCAGAGCTTGCTGATAAATTGACGAGTATTGCGATTATTCAAGAAGATGGTCTAGAATGGTATTCGTCTGAAAGAGGCGGAAAGCTTCCTGCGATAACAAAGGAACAAATTGAAGCGGACAAAGATTTGAACGAGGCACTCAAAGACCGAAAAAAAATCAGTAAACGTGCAGAACCTGATACAGGCAACCAGAAGGACGAACGAATTGTAGTAGGTGTTCCTTTTGAGGCAAACGGAAAAAAAGGCATGGTCTTTCTTTCTCAGTCACTCCTCGCTGTAGAACAAACAACCAAACATACGACGCGTTATATCTTCTTAGCTGCCGGAATTGCGATCGTTCTTACCACAATATTTGCTTTCTTCTTATCTACACGTGTCACCTACCCTCTGAGAAAGATGAGAGAAGGAGCGCAGGATTTAGCGAAAGGGAAATTCGATACAAAAATCCCTATTTTAACGCAAGACGAAATTGGCGAACTGGCTATCGCCTTTAATCAAATGGGGAAGCAGCTTAAATTTCATATTACAGCCTTAAATCAAGAAAAAGAACATTTGTCCAACATTCTAAGCAGTATGGCTGATGGCGTCATCACCATCAATATTGATGGAACGATCCTTATGACCAACCCTCCTGCAGAAAGATTCTTGCAGGCTTGGTATTACGAGCAAAATATGAAGATCAAAGATGGAGATGAACTGCCGCCAGAAGCACGAGAACTGTTTCATACAGCCGTCAGCACGGAAAAAGAGCAGATGATCGAAGTGTCGCTGCAAGGACGTACTTGGGTTCTTCTCATGTCTCCGCTTTATAATCAGCAGGATGTCAGGGGAGCAGTCGCGGTACTTCGCGATATGACAGAGGAACGAAGACTTGATAAGCTGAGAAAAGACTTCATTGCCAATGTTAGTCATGAACTTCGCACACCAATTGCTATGCTGCAAGGATATAGTGAGGCCATTGTAGATGACATTGCTGGATCAGAAGAGGAAAAGAAAGAAATTGCGCAAATTATCTATGACGAATCACTTCGAATGGGGCGTCTTGTGAATGACCTTCTAGATCTAGCACGGATGGAAGCTGGTCATATAACGCTTAATCTTGAATCAACAGATACAGAAGAGCTGATTGAGAAAATCTATCGTAAGTTTCTTGGTGTTGCGAAAGAAAAACAAATCAACCTCACGTATGAGATTCAAGTGGAAGAACCGCACTTTGTATTCGATCCAGATAAGATTGAGCAGGTTTTTACCAATCTCATTGATAACGCTATACGTCATACACCAGAGGGCGGAGAGGTTCATTTCTCAGTTCAATCGGTGGAGAACGGGCTGAAGATGGATGTAAAAGATTCGGGCAGCGGAATTCCAGAAGAGGATCTGCCATTTATTTTCGAACGGTTCTATAAAGCGGATAAAGCAAGAACAAGAGGACGTTCTGGTACTGGGCTTGGTCTTGCGATTGTGAAGAACATTGTAGAGGCACACCAAGGCTCCATTCATGCACACAGCAAAGCCGGTACAGGTACACACTTTACCTTCTATATCCCTAGAAAAAGGCAGGAACTCGTCTAA
- the sigX gene encoding RNA polymerase sigma factor SigX, whose protein sequence is MHETFQKIYDSYHQDLYQFLFYMVKDKNQAEDLVQEVYIRVLHSYKTFEGRSSEKTWLFSIARHVAIDWFRKQQTIRQRVLGTFDWDKQDVKDPDLLPDELAVQDENVKEIYAALDHCTIDQRAVIILRFIHGYSILETAKALKFSESKVKTTQHRGLKVLRKHMELLKEELVNENEQVRLERRTNQGVTKSASKGGGQPFI, encoded by the coding sequence ATGCATGAAACCTTTCAAAAAATATATGATTCGTACCATCAAGATTTGTACCAGTTTTTATTTTATATGGTAAAAGATAAAAATCAGGCAGAGGATCTCGTTCAGGAGGTTTACATTCGGGTACTTCACTCATATAAAACTTTTGAAGGAAGAAGCAGCGAGAAAACTTGGCTGTTTTCAATTGCAAGGCATGTGGCGATTGACTGGTTTCGCAAACAGCAAACCATTAGACAACGGGTGCTCGGCACGTTTGATTGGGATAAGCAGGATGTGAAAGATCCAGATTTACTCCCAGATGAACTGGCTGTACAGGATGAAAATGTAAAAGAAATCTATGCCGCACTTGATCATTGCACCATTGATCAAAGAGCCGTCATCATTTTAAGGTTTATCCATGGCTACTCAATCTTGGAGACAGCAAAGGCGTTAAAGTTCTCGGAAAGCAAAGTCAAAACAACTCAGCACCGAGGCCTGAAAGTGCTCCGAAAACATATGGAGCTTTTGAAGGAGGAGCTAGTGAATGAAAACGAACAGGTCCGATTGGAGCGAAGAACGAATCAAGGTGTTACTAAGTCAGCTTCCAAAGGTGGAGGACAACCGTTCATCTAA
- a CDS encoding ECF transporter S component, with product MLNQSRVKRLVVTSMLSSISFVLILLDFPFPGLPAYLKIDFSDIPAIIAILIYGPGAGIAVEALKNVLHYLIQGSMSGVPVGQVANFIAGTLFILPVAFMFKKIKSAKGMAWSMIMGTLLMTVMMSILNYFLFLPAYTWFLNAPELSDHALKTTITAGILPFNFIKGIIITIVFSFIFVKMRPWFENKRRLQNS from the coding sequence ATGTTGAATCAAAGTAGAGTAAAACGTTTAGTAGTCACAAGTATGCTCAGTAGTATTTCGTTTGTTTTAATTTTATTGGATTTCCCTTTTCCAGGGCTTCCAGCGTATTTAAAAATTGATTTCAGCGATATTCCAGCGATTATTGCGATATTAATTTATGGACCGGGTGCAGGGATTGCCGTTGAGGCATTAAAAAATGTGCTGCATTACCTCATCCAAGGCAGTATGTCTGGCGTTCCTGTTGGGCAAGTCGCCAACTTTATCGCAGGCACACTATTTATCTTGCCAGTCGCCTTTATGTTTAAAAAAATTAAATCAGCAAAAGGGATGGCGTGGTCTATGATTATGGGAACGTTGCTTATGACTGTGATGATGAGCATTTTAAATTACTTCTTGTTCCTTCCCGCGTATACATGGTTTTTAAATGCGCCTGAACTGTCAGATCATGCGCTCAAGACAACCATTACAGCAGGAATCTTACCTTTTAACTTTATTAAAGGGATCATCATTACTATCGTATTTAGTTTTATTTTTGTAAAAATGCGTCCATGGTTTGAAAATAAACGCCGACTTCAAAATAGTTAA